The DNA segment GCGAGGTGTGGCGTAAGGCCGGAGAGTTGGGCCTGCTGTGCATGGGCATCGCGGAGAAGTACGGCGGTGGCGGCGGTACCTTCGCCCATGAAGTGGTGATGATCGAGGAGCAGGCGCGCGTGGCCGACACCGCCTTCCCCTTCGTGCCTGGTAGCTGCGGTGGTCCCTACGGCTTGCTGCGGAGTGGCTCGGACGAGCAGGTCAAGAGGTGGATGCCCAAGCTGGCAAGCGGCGAGCACTTTATCGCCGCCTGTATCACCGAGCCCTCCGGCGGTAGCGACGTGCGCAGCCTGCGCGCGACGGCGAAACGCGAGGGTGACGAGTATGTGATCAACGGTAGCAAGACTTTCATCACGATGGCCAGCCAGGCCGATCTGGCGATGGTCATGGCGCGCGACTCGGAAACCAACGAATTGACCTCGTTCATGGTGGAGGTAGCCAAGTCGCCTGGATTCAAGCTCGGGCGGCGGCTGGAGAAGGTAGGCCAGCACGGCATCGACACCCATGAAGTCTTCCTCGAGGATCTGCGTGTGCCCGCGGAAAATGCCTTGCGCGGGCGCGACCGGGGCTTCGCCTCGGGAGAGATCACCGGTTTCAACCGGGAGCGAGTGGTGATTGCTTGCAGCGCGATCGCTACTGCCGAGCGGGCGGTGGAACTGGCGGTGGAATATACCAAGCAGCGCAAGATGTTCGGTCAGACCGAATGGGACTTCCAGAACACGCGCATCAAACTGGCGGAGTGTGCGACCGAGGCGCGCATTGGTCGGGTCTTCATCGATTACCTGATCAGCCGCGTCATGGCCGGTGAGGTGATCGATGGGGCGGAATCGGCCATGGCCAAGACCTGGTGCACGGAGAAGCAGAACCGCATCATTGATGAATGCCTGCAATTTTTCGGTGGTTACGGCTACATGATGGAATACCCGATCGCCCAGCTGTTTGTCGATGCGCGCGTGCAAAAGATTTATGGTGGTGCGAACGAGGCGCTCAAGGGCGTCATCGCCAAGGCCCTCTGAGAACGGTTGCGGGCGGGATAGCGGCCATGGTAAACGCCCGGCGCTGTTCCGTGGCGGTTCGCTGTTTCAGATAAACATGCAGTATTTACGCATGCCGCTACATTGTTTAGTGATGCCTTATTTTACTTATTGTATATTTTAAATATATTTATGTAACAGATATTGACAATAATGGTATTCTTACTTAGGCTTATAAGTATACCTGATACTAACAACTGAATATGGAGTGGACATGAAAATCGCAAACTCGGACAAGAAAAACAACCTATGACCCACTTTATGACGACGGGAGGATTGAAAGGCCTGCGCGTGCTCGATCTCGGACACGCGCTGGCGGCACCGTTCTGCAGCCAGATGCTGGCTGACCATGGCGCCGACGTGATCAAAATTGAACCGCCCGACGGCGACATGTCGCGTCGCATTGGTCCCTTTACAGATGACGACAATACGCGCGAGTACGGCGGCATGTTTCAGTCATGCAACCGCAATAAGCGTGGCATGGTCATCGACTTCAAGAACGCCGAGGGACGGGAAGTTTTTTTAAAGATGGTGGACAATGCCGACGTCCTCATCGAGAACTTTCGCTCCGGCGTGATGGAACGGCTGGGCCTAAGCTATGAGGTGCTGTCTAAACGCAATCCGCGCCTGGTCTATACCTCGATCCGCGGTTTTGGCGATCCGCGTGGCGGCAAGACTGCCTATACAGACTGGCCAGCTGTGGACATCGTCGCCCAGGCGATGGGTGGCCTGATGAGCATCACCGGTCCTGATGCAGGTTCGCCAATGCGTGTCGGCGGCGGCCCCGGCGATACCATACCGGGGCTGTTCGCAGCCTACGCGACCCTGGTGGCGGTACTGGAGTCCCGCATTTCGGGCAAGGGCCAGTATGTAGACGTATCCATGATCGACAGCATGGTTGCGCTTTTTGAACCATTGACTGTCACCTACACGTACACCGGCGTACCGGCGCGCCCTGGCGGCAGTCGCATGCCCGGCATAGCCCCCTTTGGCCGCGTCGCCACCAAGGACGGCTTCGCCGTCATTGCAGTGTCGGCTGGGCGCGGCTGGGAATTGTGCTGCGAGATTATTGGTCGGACAGATTTGATTGCCGATCCACGTTTTTCGACCCATGCCGCGCGCGGCGCCAACCCGGACGAGGTCTATGCGGCCATTGAGGAATTTACACGCCAGCATACCTGCGCCGAGCTGCTCGCCTTGTTCGGCGGCAAGATTCCGTTTGCGCCGGTCTACGATTCCGTGGACATCTTCAATGATCCCTATTTCAAGGTGCGTGAGATGCTGCCTCAGGTCGAGCAGCCAGGGTCAAAACGGAAGGTGACCGTGGCCGGCGTGCCACAGAAGCTAAGCCGCACGCCGGGGGGGGTATACCAGCGCGCCCCGACCCTGGGCGAACATACCGACGACATACTGGGCGAGATCGGCTTGAGTGCCGAGGAGATCGCTTTGTTGCATCAGAGCGGTGCCATTGCCTGACCTGAGCCGGAACAAATCGCAAATGCTAGGAGAAATCTGAAGATGACACCGTACCGCTCCCCGTGGATGAATGAAGAGCTGGAGGTCCTGCGCGCAACCGCACGCCGCTTTTTCGAGAAAGAGGTGGCGGCCCACGACCTACGCTGGCGCAAGAACGGGAAGATAGACCGTGAAGTCTGGCGCAAGGCCGGCGAACTGGGTCTGCTTTGCATGGGCATTCCCGAAGAGTTCGGCGGCCATGGCGCCAGCTTTGCTCATGAAGTGGTAGTGATCGAAGAACAGTCACGGGTGGCCGACACAGCTCTCCCCTATGTTCCCGGCAGCTGCGGCGGGCCCTATATGCTGTTGAAGAACGCCACTCGAGAGCAGACGCTGAAGTGGATGCCGAAGCTGGTCAGCGGCGAGCACTTCATCGCCGTGTGCGTTACCGAGCCGGGTGGCGGTAGCGATGTCGCGGGCATACGCAGCACCGCCCGCCGTGTCGGTGACGAATACGTGATCAATGGCAGCAAGACCTTTGTCACCATGGGCAGCCAAGCCGATCTGGCCATCGTCGCTGCGCGCACTGGCGGTCCCGGCAAGGATGGCATGTCCATGTTCATGGTCGAAGTCGCAAAATCGCCTGGTTTCCAACTTGGGCGCCGGTTGGAAAAAGTCGGCCAGCATTCGATCGATACTCATGAGGTATTTCTCGAGGATCTGCACGTACCGGCTGAAAACCTTCTGGGCGGAGTAGAAGGCAAGGCCTTCGCCGGGGCCATGAGCGGTTTTCATCGAGAACGCCTGGTCATCGCCGCAAGCGCCATTGCCACCGCCGAGCGGGCAGTTGAACTGACGGTCGAATATGCCAAGCAGCGCCAGATGTTCCAGCAGACCCTGTGGAATTTTCAGAACACCCGCATCAAGCTGGCCGAGTGTGCAACCGAAGCACGAATCGGACGTGTCTTCCTGGACAGCCTGATCAGCCGTGTACTCGCCGATGATCCCCTGGATGAGGCGACCTCAGCTATGGCCAAGTGGTGGTGCTCCGACAAGCAGAATCGGATTATCGATGAGTGCCTGCAGTTCTTTGGTGGCTATGGCTACATGATGGAATACCCGATCGCCAAGCTGTTCGTGGACGCGCGGGTGCAAAAGATTTATGGCGGCGCCAACGAAGCGCTCAAAGGAATCATTGCCAAATCTCTCTGAGAGACGCGGCTGGAACGAGGCAAGGGGTACGAACAAGCGGTCGGGGAATGGTCCCGATCGCAGCATTAATAATAGATAAGGAGGATTGATGATGGCAGCAACCATACTGGGCAATCTTGCACAGAAACAAGGATGGATCGGTGGCTGGGCGGACTTGGGCGGCGCTGTCCTCCCGGTCAATGAGCCTGCCACCGGCGAGCTTATGGCCGAGGTCGCCCTGGCCAATCCTGCTGATGTCAGGCGCGCGGCCAAGGCGGCCCGCGAGGCGCAGTGCGCTTGGGCATCGCTGCCCTTCCTCGACCGGGCGGCGATCTTTCGCCGCGCTGTCGTGGTGCTGGAACGAGAGCAGGAAGAGCTCGCCAGTTGGATAGTACGCGAGACTGGCGGCATCCTGCCGAAGGCGCAATTTGAAATTGGCTCGGTGATCAATCTGCTGCACGAGGCAGCGGCCATGCTGACACAGCCTCGTGGCTTGATCCTGCCGAGCAATGAGGGCACCCTGAGCTACGCGCGCCGCGTTCCGCACGGCGTGGTTGGCGTGATATCACCGTTCAACTTTCCCTTCCTGCTTTCTGCCCGCGCCTTGTTACCGGCGCTGGCGACCGGCAACGCAGTGGTGCTCAAGCCCGATCCGCGCACTCCGGTCAGTGGTGGACTGCTCCACGCGCTGTTGTTCGAAGCTGCGGGTCTGCCGGCTAATGTGCTGCAGGTCTTGCCTGGCGAAGCCGATGCCGGGGAGTCACTGGTTACCGACCCGGACGTCACCATGATCTCCTTTACCGGATCGACAGCTGCCGGACGACGCGTTGGAGAACTGGCCGGCAAGCATTTGAAGAAGGTCGCGCTGGAACTCGGTGGCAAGAATTCGATGATCATTCTCGACGATGCCGACCTCGATGCAGCGACTTCCTGCGGCGCCTTCGCCTCATGGATGCACCAAGGGCAGGTATGCATGAGCGCCGGCCGCCATCTGGTCCATGAGAAGATCGCCGCAGAGTATGTCAAACGCATGACGGAAAAGGCCAAGCATCTGCCGGTAGGTGACCCATACCGGGAGAATGTTGCTCTCGGTCCGCTGATCACCGCCAAGCAGGTGGAGAAAGTCACTCGCATCGTCACCGAGTCCGTTGCCGCCGGTGCAAGGCTGCAGGCCGGTGGCACCGCCAAGGGTTTGTTCTATAGCCCGACGGTGCTCGACGGCGTTACGCCCGGTATGGCGGTGTTCCGCGAAGAGATCTTCGGACCGGTTGTTGCCGTGACCACTTTCTCCACTGACGAGGAGGCAATCCAACTCGCCAACGATACCGAGCACGGTCTGTCCGCGGGCATCATCTCCAATTCGCTGATGCGGGCCCGGGCAATTGCCGAGCGCCTGAATGTCGGCCTGGTGCACATCAATGACCAAACTGTTCAGGACGATGGACTGATGCCGATGGGCGGACGTGGC comes from the Georgfuchsia toluolica genome and includes:
- a CDS encoding acyl-CoA dehydrogenase family protein, with amino-acid sequence MTPYRSPWMNEELEVLRATARRFFEKEVAAHDLRWRKNGKIDREVWRKAGELGLLCMGIPEEFGGHGASFAHEVVVIEEQSRVADTALPYVPGSCGGPYMLLKNATREQTLKWMPKLVSGEHFIAVCVTEPGGGSDVAGIRSTARRVGDEYVINGSKTFVTMGSQADLAIVAARTGGPGKDGMSMFMVEVAKSPGFQLGRRLEKVGQHSIDTHEVFLEDLHVPAENLLGGVEGKAFAGAMSGFHRERLVIAASAIATAERAVELTVEYAKQRQMFQQTLWNFQNTRIKLAECATEARIGRVFLDSLISRVLADDPLDEATSAMAKWWCSDKQNRIIDECLQFFGGYGYMMEYPIAKLFVDARVQKIYGGANEALKGIIAKSL
- a CDS encoding CaiB/BaiF CoA transferase family protein; this translates as MTHFMTTGGLKGLRVLDLGHALAAPFCSQMLADHGADVIKIEPPDGDMSRRIGPFTDDDNTREYGGMFQSCNRNKRGMVIDFKNAEGREVFLKMVDNADVLIENFRSGVMERLGLSYEVLSKRNPRLVYTSIRGFGDPRGGKTAYTDWPAVDIVAQAMGGLMSITGPDAGSPMRVGGGPGDTIPGLFAAYATLVAVLESRISGKGQYVDVSMIDSMVALFEPLTVTYTYTGVPARPGGSRMPGIAPFGRVATKDGFAVIAVSAGRGWELCCEIIGRTDLIADPRFSTHAARGANPDEVYAAIEEFTRQHTCAELLALFGGKIPFAPVYDSVDIFNDPYFKVREMLPQVEQPGSKRKVTVAGVPQKLSRTPGGVYQRAPTLGEHTDDILGEIGLSAEEIALLHQSGAIA
- a CDS encoding benzaldehyde dehydrogenase, whose protein sequence is MMAATILGNLAQKQGWIGGWADLGGAVLPVNEPATGELMAEVALANPADVRRAAKAAREAQCAWASLPFLDRAAIFRRAVVVLEREQEELASWIVRETGGILPKAQFEIGSVINLLHEAAAMLTQPRGLILPSNEGTLSYARRVPHGVVGVISPFNFPFLLSARALLPALATGNAVVLKPDPRTPVSGGLLHALLFEAAGLPANVLQVLPGEADAGESLVTDPDVTMISFTGSTAAGRRVGELAGKHLKKVALELGGKNSMIILDDADLDAATSCGAFASWMHQGQVCMSAGRHLVHEKIAAEYVKRMTEKAKHLPVGDPYRENVALGPLITAKQVEKVTRIVTESVAAGARLQAGGTAKGLFYSPTVLDGVTPGMAVFREEIFGPVVAVTTFSTDEEAIQLANDTEHGLSAGIISNSLMRARAIAERLNVGLVHINDQTVQDDGLMPMGGRGSSGNGSRHGGPANWDEFTQWQWVTYKNAPPPYPF
- a CDS encoding acyl-CoA dehydrogenase family protein; this encodes MKPYRSPWMNEELDALRVTARRFFEKEVAPYAEKWRRQGKIDREVWRKAGELGLLCMGIAEKYGGGGGTFAHEVVMIEEQARVADTAFPFVPGSCGGPYGLLRSGSDEQVKRWMPKLASGEHFIAACITEPSGGSDVRSLRATAKREGDEYVINGSKTFITMASQADLAMVMARDSETNELTSFMVEVAKSPGFKLGRRLEKVGQHGIDTHEVFLEDLRVPAENALRGRDRGFASGEITGFNRERVVIACSAIATAERAVELAVEYTKQRKMFGQTEWDFQNTRIKLAECATEARIGRVFIDYLISRVMAGEVIDGAESAMAKTWCTEKQNRIIDECLQFFGGYGYMMEYPIAQLFVDARVQKIYGGANEALKGVIAKAL